One Fibrobacter sp. DNA segment encodes these proteins:
- a CDS encoding response regulator, producing the protein MSHRYFDFLNKTITVLVVDDEPCHLDFYEDFISGHPIYKIIKAPNAQTAENAIHSGVPIHICILDFGIDDINNDECYLLKKYSRQIPFVVISGSADIERAFEASKLGAAGLLAKPVDVTSPVFWDKLSEIFLQKTILPDLSAAVNPIICECCRVLAEDTPETVSEWATKSNITDAYLRRLWSECFTFSPKHVLFLYKAYKSAFSYLNAQYLSEINNVAHVQKIDTSAYHRLESYYLQNRKTLETVRDKKQDKLLTRQN; encoded by the coding sequence ATGTCTCATCGATATTTCGACTTCCTGAATAAAACCATAACAGTTCTTGTGGTCGATGATGAACCATGTCATCTTGATTTCTACGAAGATTTCATCTCCGGCCATCCCATTTACAAAATAATAAAAGCCCCAAATGCACAAACTGCGGAGAATGCGATCCATTCAGGCGTACCCATACATATTTGTATACTCGATTTCGGAATAGATGATATCAACAATGATGAGTGTTACCTTCTGAAGAAATACTCCCGGCAGATACCATTTGTGGTTATCAGCGGATCCGCAGACATAGAACGCGCATTCGAAGCATCCAAACTGGGTGCTGCAGGTTTACTCGCCAAACCGGTCGATGTCACTTCCCCGGTTTTCTGGGATAAACTTTCTGAGATTTTCCTCCAGAAAACTATTCTGCCGGACTTATCTGCTGCAGTAAACCCGATTATTTGTGAATGCTGCAGGGTTCTTGCAGAAGATACCCCGGAGACAGTATCGGAGTGGGCAACAAAAAGCAACATCACGGATGCTTATCTGAGGAGGTTGTGGAGTGAATGCTTTACATTCTCTCCCAAGCATGTACTGTTTCTGTACAAAGCTTACAAAAGCGCCTTTTCCTATCTTAATGCTCAATACTTATCAGAGATTAACAATGTTGCACATGTACAAAAGATAGACACTTCTGCATATCACAGGCTTGAGTCATACTATCTGCAAAACAGGAAAACACTGGAGACAGTAAGGGATAAAAAACAGGACAAACTCCTTACCCGGCAGAATTGA